Proteins found in one Alicyclobacillus cycloheptanicus genomic segment:
- the sleB gene encoding spore cortex-lytic enzyme — MRRGRRFIGAITGCLAALVVTFAAGPPPVNAFTMETLTVGSRGYNVDELQARLGFLGYYHGKIDGDFGWDTYWAVRDFQYNFMGRATGIVDLKTRQKLVAATKGWHYRPAGASGSSSSSANQSASSGGSSAAGSAAAADALPSTAGGLSQSDLSLMAHVVYAEARGEPFEGQVAVAAVILNRLKDPSKFPHTVAGIIYQPLAFTSVQDGQINLTPNAQAKEAVMDAVEGWDPSHGATYYFDPATATSPWIWSKPEIVTIGHHIFCSS, encoded by the coding sequence ATGAGACGTGGAAGACGGTTTATAGGGGCGATAACCGGCTGCTTGGCGGCTTTGGTCGTAACGTTCGCAGCGGGACCTCCGCCGGTCAACGCGTTTACCATGGAGACGCTGACGGTGGGCAGTCGCGGCTACAACGTCGACGAACTGCAGGCCAGGCTGGGATTTCTGGGGTATTATCACGGCAAAATTGACGGCGATTTTGGCTGGGACACGTACTGGGCCGTGCGGGACTTTCAATACAACTTCATGGGCCGGGCGACGGGGATTGTCGACTTGAAGACCCGGCAGAAACTGGTCGCCGCCACGAAGGGCTGGCACTATCGGCCGGCGGGTGCATCGGGATCTTCCAGTTCCAGCGCCAACCAAAGCGCGTCCAGCGGCGGCAGCAGTGCCGCGGGTTCGGCCGCAGCGGCGGACGCACTGCCGAGCACGGCTGGCGGATTGAGCCAGAGTGACTTGTCGTTAATGGCACATGTGGTGTACGCGGAAGCGCGCGGCGAACCGTTCGAGGGACAAGTTGCCGTTGCGGCTGTCATCCTGAACCGCTTGAAGGACCCGAGCAAGTTTCCACACACCGTCGCAGGCATCATTTATCAGCCGTTGGCCTTCACCTCGGTTCAGGACGGTCAAATCAATCTGACCCCCAATGCACAGGCGAAGGAGGCCGTCATGGACGCTGTCGAGGGATGGGACCCTTCACACGGAGCGACCTATTACTTTGATCCGGCAACAGCGACAAGTCCCTGGATTTGGTCGAAACCAGAAATCGTCACCATCGGGCACCATATTTTCTGCAGTTCCTAG
- the cmk gene encoding (d)CMP kinase, translating into MNHVRIAIDGPAGAGKSTVARTVAKRLGILYVDTGAMYRGVAWLAQTYGVSPSDEAGLVAMLREHPLTCGRSEHDTVDILADGRVITQELRSPAVSGMVSELSAHPAVRDILTALQRDFSRHESVVMDGRDIGTVVMPDADVKIFLTADLDERARRRLSEMEGQGFCVDYQELRATMAERDARDASRPVAPLRQAPDAIVVDSTGKSVEDVADEILSIARQVLHG; encoded by the coding sequence ATGAATCACGTACGCATCGCGATCGATGGACCTGCTGGAGCTGGCAAGAGCACCGTCGCCCGGACAGTTGCCAAACGGCTGGGGATTCTTTATGTCGACACGGGCGCCATGTACCGCGGTGTCGCCTGGCTTGCGCAGACGTATGGTGTGTCTCCTTCAGATGAGGCGGGCCTGGTGGCCATGCTGCGTGAGCATCCCTTAACCTGCGGACGCAGCGAGCACGACACAGTGGATATCCTCGCAGACGGACGCGTGATTACCCAGGAGTTACGCTCCCCGGCCGTGTCCGGCATGGTATCCGAATTGTCAGCCCATCCAGCGGTGCGGGACATCCTGACCGCGCTGCAGCGGGACTTCAGCCGGCACGAGTCGGTGGTGATGGACGGACGGGACATCGGCACGGTGGTGATGCCGGATGCGGACGTCAAAATCTTTCTCACTGCCGATCTCGATGAACGCGCCAGACGCCGCCTGAGTGAAATGGAAGGCCAGGGGTTTTGCGTCGATTATCAGGAACTGCGGGCCACGATGGCTGAACGCGACGCTCGGGACGCGTCACGTCCCGTCGCGCCGCTCCGCCAGGCGCCAGATGCGATTGTCGTTGACTCGACGGGCAAGAGCGTCGAAGACGTGGCCGACGAAATTCTCTCCATCGCGAGGCAGGTGCTGCATGGCTGA
- a CDS encoding PepSY1/2 domain-containing protein, whose product MRIHRTTWIALPIVALVVVGAGTGWWGYDQHQQRQAMAVHLENTYNGAYQAFVSDLEQLHNELGKAIVTGDAATYRTRLQNIARFSDAADAELSRIPVNVLPDGQIKTFTSHVGAYARTQLLTNPTPNAKARAQLDTDFGNTGTLVKKLQQLQPSVGTATASWVETLGLNKSSLPWARPVSGAAGSTPGTGAFVGNATSAHTRQTFVDGLKNLDAAAAKWNQASAAAAPTKPMVTGPRITSQEAVRTMAQLTGWTQSKPWQAAPSKAGANPPVYFVSGQTPAGNVYGKVTQRGGHVLTFHLNQTIGSKTNIDVVQAEQKAAAWLKQRGYGAFVPASTSRFDHTLYVTLSPTYRGTPVIDRTITLQIALDTGKVVGYEATPYYAHPMTAVPARRYTAQQLEKRLSPAFRVREEEPVIAFDTNQQAQPAVAFYGTSHGESYQILMNANSGQEMRNTQLTNHL is encoded by the coding sequence ATGAGAATCCATCGTACGACCTGGATCGCGCTTCCCATTGTTGCCCTGGTGGTCGTTGGAGCAGGAACCGGGTGGTGGGGTTACGACCAGCACCAGCAGCGCCAAGCGATGGCGGTCCACTTGGAAAACACCTACAACGGCGCGTACCAAGCCTTTGTGTCGGATCTTGAACAGCTTCACAACGAATTGGGCAAGGCCATCGTGACGGGGGATGCGGCGACGTATCGGACAAGACTGCAAAACATCGCTCGCTTCAGCGACGCCGCGGATGCCGAGCTGTCCCGCATTCCGGTCAATGTCCTGCCGGATGGGCAAATCAAGACGTTCACGTCCCACGTGGGCGCCTATGCGAGGACGCAGCTGCTGACGAATCCAACGCCCAATGCCAAGGCGCGTGCGCAGTTGGACACGGACTTTGGCAACACGGGCACCCTGGTGAAGAAATTGCAGCAGCTGCAGCCTAGTGTCGGCACTGCGACGGCTTCTTGGGTGGAGACGCTCGGCTTGAACAAGTCCAGTCTGCCATGGGCGAGGCCTGTCAGCGGCGCAGCCGGAAGTACACCCGGCACCGGCGCGTTTGTCGGCAATGCGACGAGCGCCCATACGCGGCAGACCTTCGTCGACGGACTGAAAAACCTGGACGCCGCGGCGGCCAAATGGAATCAGGCCAGTGCTGCCGCCGCGCCGACCAAACCAATGGTGACGGGTCCGCGCATCACCAGCCAGGAGGCCGTCCGCACCATGGCCCAGTTGACCGGCTGGACGCAGTCCAAGCCGTGGCAGGCGGCACCGAGTAAAGCAGGGGCAAATCCGCCCGTGTACTTTGTCAGCGGGCAAACCCCGGCCGGGAACGTATACGGGAAAGTCACGCAGCGAGGCGGACATGTCCTGACGTTCCACCTGAACCAAACCATCGGGTCCAAAACCAACATCGATGTGGTCCAGGCGGAACAAAAGGCCGCTGCTTGGCTGAAACAGCGCGGATACGGAGCGTTTGTACCCGCTTCCACCAGCCGCTTCGACCATACGCTGTATGTCACGCTTTCCCCGACATACCGGGGCACGCCCGTGATTGACCGGACCATCACGCTTCAAATCGCCCTCGATACGGGCAAGGTCGTGGGCTATGAGGCGACACCGTACTACGCGCATCCGATGACGGCTGTACCCGCTCGGCGGTACACGGCGCAGCAGCTGGAAAAGCGGCTGAGCCCAGCGTTTCGCGTGCGGGAAGAGGAGCCGGTCATCGCGTTTGACACCAACCAGCAGGCGCAGCCTGCAGTGGCGTTCTACGGCACCAGCCACGGCGAGTCGTACCAGATTCTGATGAACGCGAACTCGGGCCAGGAAATGCGCAACACGCAGTTGACGAACCACCTGTAG
- a CDS encoding flagellar brake protein, whose translation MPLPAIGQVLRVHTEDEGHTVLISRMLDLTPEFIRIDVPSLPKAEEESEAAETPPTVAPGTALWVEFHARDGALCKFRSELLLQEPLNGRPTWRIPVPEQKDIIREQRREFVRVPADLPVQVSMAPNADAHEVYTQDLSGGGLSLRVPPTLHLSAGTDLVLTFQLPPNQFTVTTPARVVRVGARNDHGYAIVSCRFVNMDEKLRQRVIQYTFYRQRQILASLSK comes from the coding sequence ATGCCATTGCCTGCCATCGGACAAGTCCTTCGCGTTCACACCGAGGACGAAGGTCACACGGTGTTGATCTCCAGAATGCTCGACCTGACACCGGAATTCATACGCATTGACGTTCCCAGTTTGCCGAAAGCCGAAGAGGAATCGGAAGCAGCCGAAACTCCACCCACCGTAGCCCCAGGCACAGCCTTGTGGGTTGAATTTCACGCGCGCGACGGCGCGCTTTGCAAGTTTCGCAGCGAGCTCTTGCTGCAGGAACCCCTCAACGGCCGGCCGACGTGGCGCATTCCCGTGCCGGAACAAAAAGATATCATTCGCGAACAGCGCCGGGAGTTTGTGCGCGTGCCAGCCGATTTGCCGGTGCAGGTCTCGATGGCGCCGAATGCCGATGCGCACGAAGTGTACACGCAGGATTTGAGCGGGGGAGGCTTGTCGCTTCGCGTGCCGCCCACACTTCACCTGTCGGCGGGGACCGACCTGGTCCTGACCTTTCAACTGCCCCCGAACCAATTTACAGTCACCACGCCAGCGCGGGTGGTCCGCGTCGGGGCTCGGAACGATCACGGCTATGCCATTGTTTCTTGCAGGTTTGTCAATATGGATGAGAAATTGCGCCAGCGCGTGATTCAGTATACATTCTATCGGCAGCGCCAGATTCTGGCCAGTTTATCCAAGTAG
- a CDS encoding lysophospholipid acyltransferase family protein, producing MADVRDHFRHPLYRLARAVGLALIHGVFRWRVEGQEFIPKTGPVIVACNHIHNFDPIMLGASTPRFVHFMAKEELFRIKPVASFLKFFGAFPVRRGIGDRAAIKHAFAVTAAGQCLVIFPEGHRSRTGQLGKGMPGVAMIAKRAGCMIVPAAVIGPYRFRGPLTVRFGPPLQPDAAQSNEALLGELMPRIQALLDRGHAR from the coding sequence ATGGCTGACGTTCGTGATCACTTTCGTCATCCACTCTATCGGCTGGCCCGGGCCGTCGGTTTGGCGCTTATCCACGGCGTATTCCGCTGGCGCGTCGAAGGACAAGAGTTCATCCCGAAAACGGGCCCTGTGATTGTGGCTTGCAACCACATTCACAACTTTGACCCGATTATGCTGGGTGCCAGCACACCGAGGTTTGTGCACTTCATGGCGAAGGAAGAGTTGTTTCGCATCAAGCCGGTCGCAAGCTTTCTCAAGTTTTTCGGCGCCTTTCCCGTGCGCCGGGGCATCGGCGACCGAGCTGCCATCAAACACGCCTTCGCTGTGACGGCAGCAGGCCAGTGTCTGGTGATTTTCCCGGAGGGACATCGGTCGAGGACGGGGCAGCTGGGGAAGGGCATGCCAGGGGTTGCGATGATCGCCAAGCGAGCTGGCTGCATGATTGTGCCCGCCGCGGTGATTGGGCCCTACCGCTTTCGAGGCCCGCTCACCGTCCGCTTTGGGCCGCCGCTGCAGCCCGATGCGGCGCAGAGCAACGAGGCGCTCTTGGGCGAGTTGATGCCGAGGATTCAGGCCCTCCTTGACAGGGGGCACGCCCGTTGA